A stretch of Paenibacillus mucilaginosus 3016 DNA encodes these proteins:
- a CDS encoding IS110 family transposase: MKSNLIKSQNQRVERISTSTLVIGIDIAKEKHAAQAINFRGIVLTKRPILFSNDLAGFEHLEQSIRKLQKMHGMNDVVVGMESTGHYWFNIANWLVGQGIDVALVNPMTTKRNKENRDNSPSKSDPKDALVIADAVSRGFYTPFAPKDEAFRRIRVMVTNREHWVVKSGRIKNRIHRWLDIRFPEYRQAFDDIFSDRSLATLRRFPAPSDILQLTSEQMVQIWSEYMTRPGGERGKNKALELQSLARHSVGDTSALEEDKWELRHLIEEYERMREYAESLMKQTR; the protein is encoded by the coding sequence ATGAAGTCTAATCTAATAAAGTCTCAAAATCAACGTGTAGAACGAATCTCTACTTCCACTCTGGTTATAGGCATTGACATTGCCAAGGAGAAACACGCTGCACAAGCCATTAATTTTCGAGGAATTGTCCTCACCAAGCGCCCCATTTTATTTTCGAATGACCTTGCTGGTTTCGAGCATTTAGAACAGAGCATTCGGAAATTACAGAAGATGCACGGCATGAATGACGTCGTTGTGGGTATGGAGAGCACCGGCCATTATTGGTTCAATATCGCCAACTGGTTGGTGGGTCAAGGAATTGATGTGGCTCTTGTCAATCCAATGACAACCAAACGCAATAAGGAAAACAGAGATAACTCTCCTTCCAAGAGTGACCCAAAGGACGCCTTGGTCATTGCCGATGCAGTGAGCCGCGGGTTTTACACGCCCTTTGCTCCAAAGGATGAAGCATTCCGCCGTATACGGGTTATGGTTACAAACAGAGAGCACTGGGTTGTTAAATCTGGACGTATTAAAAACAGAATCCACCGCTGGCTCGATATCCGTTTTCCCGAATACAGACAAGCATTTGATGACATTTTTAGTGATCGCTCATTGGCTACCTTGCGCCGGTTTCCAGCCCCTTCTGACATATTGCAGCTAACCTCGGAGCAAATGGTGCAAATCTGGAGTGAGTACATGACCAGACCTGGCGGTGAGCGCGGTAAGAACAAGGCGTTAGAGCTTCAATCACTTGCCAGACATAGCGTGGGAGACACGAGTGCCCTTGAAGAAGACAAATGGGAATTGAGGCACCTCATTGAGGAATATGAGAGAATGAGAGAATACGCCGAATCATTGATGAAGCAGACCAGATGA
- a CDS encoding transposase, with amino-acid sequence MIEKALPEIPCSDLIRSVGASVPATAAILAFGGDLRKLSHGKQLLRKAGLNLAERSSGKYKGQIKLTKRGNSLLRKHLYFTVFHLLSFNGAFQAMHVHNTEVKRMTKMQSMMKLIGKLARILVALAREGQAFSPDKAQPPLAA; translated from the coding sequence ATGATTGAAAAGGCGCTGCCTGAAATACCTTGTTCGGATCTCATTCGATCTGTAGGTGCCTCCGTTCCTGCAACGGCTGCCATATTAGCATTTGGCGGGGACTTACGTAAGCTGTCTCACGGGAAGCAGTTATTACGAAAAGCAGGATTGAACTTAGCAGAACGAAGTTCTGGCAAGTATAAGGGACAAATTAAGCTCACCAAACGAGGCAACTCATTATTACGTAAGCATTTATACTTCACTGTGTTTCACCTGTTATCTTTTAATGGAGCTTTCCAAGCCATGCATGTACACAATACCGAAGTGAAACGAATGACGAAAATGCAGTCCATGATGAAGTTGATTGGGAAACTGGCTCGAATCCTTGTAGCCTTGGCGAGGGAAGGACAGGCATTTTCCCCCGATAAGGCCCAGCCACCATTAGCAGCTTAA